One Rosa chinensis cultivar Old Blush chromosome 5, RchiOBHm-V2, whole genome shotgun sequence genomic region harbors:
- the LOC112167019 gene encoding uncharacterized protein LOC112167019 has translation MMNVEDLALQDVNGNTALCIAAAAGSLDIVQILIQKNKSLLSIRGGKDMTPAYMAVVLGQSEMAWHLYAESNTMLEKTDRENLFFSCINNCLYDLALPLLNDDRTLATARTKSQKYKTALHILARRPSAFGGSQSPGMWSRLTNSCE, from the exons ATGATGAACGTAGAGGATTTGGCACTGCAGGACGTAAATGGAAACACTGCCTTGTGTATTGCCGCTGCGGCTGGATCTCTAGACATTGTCCAGATTTTGATACAAAAGAATAAGTCTTTGCTATCGATTCGAGGCGGTAAAGATATGACACCAGCCTACATGGCTGTTGTGTTGGGACAGTCAGAAATGGCATGGCACCTGTACGCTGAAAGTAACACGATGTTGGAGAAAACAGACCGCGAAAACTTGTTTTTTTCTTGCATCAACAATTGTTTGTATG ATTTGGCCTTACCGTTGCTAAATGATGATAGAACATTAGCGACTGCACGTACTAAATCGCAGAAATATAAAACAGCCTTGCATATATTGGCTAGAAGGCCTTCAGCATTTGGTGGCAGCCAAAGTCCAGGAATGTGGAGTAGACTTACTAACTCATGTGAGTGA